CCTCACGTGTGTTCTCCACGGCGTACTTGAGAGATTTCTCAACAGCTGTGAGTGTCTTATGGAGCGTTTCTTTATCCAGCACTCTTACAATGAATACACCTGTTATAGGGACTCTTGCAGGTAATCCTGTGTGTTCAGACCAGAGCTGTTGCAAATCGTAAGCAATACTAGCTTTGGCCTGCCTCATGGCTAGTGTCACGTAAGGTTCAGGAAGTACAGCGATTTTGATCTTTCCAGCGCTCATGAGTGATACGATTTCTGGAGGTGTGGCGTATCTTATTTTCACATCGTTGTCTGGCTTCAAGCCGATGCGTTCAAACAAGTATCTGATCAGCACATCACCGGTTTGTCCCTTTCCTTGGGGTGTATAAACCTCCTGGCCTACCAGATCTTTCAAATCTACTTTTCCGAGATCTTTCGTGACTATGTAGAAACCACTCCACATGATGACCGCGGCGAGCTTGAGGTCAAGCCCTCTACTGTATAGAGACGCTCCTATAGAAACTGGCAAGACTATTAGATCAACATTCTTTGCCACAATCTGAGCATTCACCTGGTCGAGTGTTCTCCAGAAATCGATCTTGATCTCCACATCACCGCTGACTTTCTTCCCAAGCAAACCGGAAAAGGCAACTACTGTTGGACCAACGGGTATCGATATACTGACAGCGAAGCTGAGAACGGATAAGACTATGAATATGAGAATGAAAAACCTTCTCATAGTCTCACCCTCTTCAAAAAGAGGCGAGGAAATGATCCTCGCCTCTCTATCATGTTCACCATTTTTCAAACCTCCATCGCGGTCAACGAAACTTTCTTCCTGGATCTGTCCACGTAGGTTGTATGGAGCAATTTGTGGGACACATGACTCAGCGGATGTTCAAGGAATTCTTCGTAGAGTTTCTTTATAGACGGGTTCTCGTGAGATTTTCTCAGCACACTTTTTTCATCTATAGTGTAAATGGCTTCCATTCGCTTCACCAAGACATCTTTGTCTAAGCTCTTCGGCTGACCTCCTCCGCCAATGCAACCACCAGGACACGCCATGATTTCGATGAAGTCATAATAAACTTCACCTTTAATGATTTTGTCGAGCAACTTTCTCACATTAGCACCACCATGAGCGATCGCAACTCTTAGTTGCTTCCCGTCGAAATCGATAGTGGCTTCCCTGACACCACCCAGCCCCCTCACAGAAGCGAATTCAATCTTTGAGAGAGATTTACCAAGCCCAAGTTCGTATGCGGTTCTGAGAGCTGCTTCCATCACCCCACCAGTGACACCGAATATGGCCGCAGCTCCCGTGGATTCTCCGAGTGGATCGTCGTAGTTCTCTTCTGGAAGCGATGCATAAGGGATCTTCCGCATCTTTATGAGTTTTCCAAGCTCACGTGTCGTCAGTACAACATCTACAGCTGGCAAGTTACCGACCATATGTTGAGGCCTAATGATGTCATCTTTCTTTGCTGTACAAGGCATGATGGAAACGACGAAGATCTTCTCCGGTGAAACGTTTATTTTCTTCGCAAAGTACGATTTTATCACTGAACCTAGCATTTGATGCGGTGATTTCGCGCTGGACAGGTTTTTCAAAAACTGTGGATAGAGTTTTTCTGCGAGGTTTACCCATGCTGGGCAACAAGAGGTAAACATAGGGAAAGGTCCACCCTTTTTGAGTCTCTCCAAGAACTCAGACCCTTCTTCCATGATGGTCAAGTCCGCAGCGAAGTTTGTGTCAAAAACGTAATCGAAGCCGAGTCTCCTCAGAGCCGCAACCATCTTCCCAGTGGAGATACTTCCGGCTTCCATACCGAACTCTTCACCGAGGGCCACGCGTGTAGCTGGTGCTGTTTGAACTACCAATACTTTGTCATGTTTTTCAAGTTCTTCTATAACTCTTCTGATGTTGACGTTCTCCGTGATAGCACCTACTGGACAAAAAGCAGAACATTGGCCACAACTTATGCAATCCGTTTCATAAAGAGGCATTTCAAAAGCTGTTTGCGGGAGCGCTTCGTAACCACGGTCGACCATGGAATAAATGTCCATGCCCTGAAGTTCAGAACATGCCCTGACACATCTGCCACAAACCACACACTTCTCCAAATCTCTTACTACTGCCGGAGAGCTCAGATCCACACTTTCCGATCTTATTTCACTTGGAAAAATGTCTTTCACGTCGTACAGATATATTAGATCTTGAAACTCACACTTACCGTTGGAGTAACATGTCATGCAATCTTTTGGATGTCGAGACAGCAAAAGTGCCAGGTTGAATTTCACTGCGTTCATGACACGTGATGTGTTCGTTCGAACTTTCATTCCATCTTGAACTTTCGTCACACAAGCTGGTTGCAAATTCCTTGCTCCTTCAACTTCGATGACACAAACACGGCAAGCACCAGTTGGTTCAAGCCGTGGGTGATTGCAGAGCGTGGGCACATATATACCAGTCTGATTGCATGCCTCCAGAATCGTTATTCCAGCTGGTACTTCGTACGTTTTCCCGTTGATCTCGATCTTCACATTGGCCACCTTCAACCCTCCCCTTCTGCTGCGTTGACTGACTCCAATTTTATTCTATCACAAAATTTATTGTGCTGTGACTTTTTTCTCTAAGTGTTTTTTGGCGAGCTCCACATAAAGTGCGAAGGCATTCGGATCATTGACAGCAAGCTCAGACAACATTTTCCTGTTGATGTTTACATTGGCGAGCCTCAGACCATGAATCAATTCACTGTACTTCAAACCATGTTGCCTGGCGGCGATGTTTATTCTGGTAATCCAAACGCTTCTGAAATCTCTCTTTTTTATCTTCCTCCCAGCAAACGAATACCACTTAGCTCTCACGTAGTGCTGCTTGGCAAGCTTATACCTTCTACTGATTGCCCCTCTAAAGCCTTTAGCGGCCTTCAATATTTTTTTCCTCTTTTTCCGTGCGTGCAAAGACCGTTTGACTCTCATAGTCCGCCTCCTCTCTCAAACTCCGAGAAGTCTTTTGATCCTTTTGGCATCACCTTTGTGGAGAACATCTTTCTTTCTCAATTCGCGCAAAGTGGACCTCCTTCTCTTCCCAGTGGTGTGCCTTGTTCTCGCATGATTGAACAGGATCTTTCCACTTTTAGTAACCCTAAATCTCTTGGCAGCTGTTTTACTCGTCTTCATTTTGTTTTTAGCCATCTCTTCAAACCTCCTCAATTTTCCTTCGGCTTGATCTGCATCCACATATCTTTACCTTCCAATTTTGGTTCCACTTCAACTGAACCTATGTCGCTTACGTCCTGAGCAATTCTTTTCAATATTTCTTCGCCTTTTTCAGCGAAGGCGATTTCTCTCCCCCTGAACATCACAGTTACTTTAACCTTGTCTCCTTCTTCCAGAAACCTCCGGATGTGTCTTAATTTTGTCATATAATCGTGTTCATCGATCTTCACTCTGAACTTCATTTGCTTTACCTCTTGCACTTTCTGCTTCTTTTTGGCTTCTTTCTGCTTTTTAGCAAGCTGATACATGTACTTACCGAAATCCATGATCTTCGCCACTGGTGGATCGGTGTTGGGTGATACCAAAACTAGGTCCAATCCTTCTTTTTTCGCAAGTTCTATGGCTTTGTAAGTTGGAAGAACACCTATCTGTTTCCCATCTTGTCCAACTACTCTGACTTTCGGTACCTTTATCTGCTCGTTTTTCAAGAAAATCTGTTCTTTCTCGATGTTCTCTACCTCCTTAAGCAAAAAAGCGGGCAAAGCCCGCCTCCCAGTTATCCACTTAGAGTAAAAAATCCCTTCGACCCCTTTGACTCTCGGTCTGGGGGTGGGAAGCAAGGCTTCCACTTCTGATCCTGGTGGGCCGTGCAGGATTCGAACCTGCGACCCCCTGATTAAGAGTCAGGTGCTCTACCTGCTGAGCTAACGGCCCATCCTTCTACTTGGTGCCCCTGGGAGGAATCGAACCTCCATTTGCGGATTAGGAATCCGCCGTTCTATCCATTGAACTACAGGGGCTTGTACCTTTATGTATCCTACCATGCACCAAATGAAAAATCAAGAGTGCTAACTTTCGTTCTTTCTGATCAAACCTCCTAGGATGAGGGATTCTATCGATTGAGGCACAGATCCACACGAAACCGTTGCTGTGAGAGCTTCCGTAATAAACTTGGCCGCCGTATGTGAATCGATGTCTGGATTAACCATTTCATTTTTCTTACCTTCTTCTATCAATTGTGCTACTTTATTTAAGAAATCATCATAACGTTTTCTGAGCCTCTTCCAAATGATCCCCTCTCCAGATTCATCGAGTACACTCGCTCGCTCCTTCTCTATCACTTTGGATAAAACCGTCCTACTCGTCACAAAATCTATATAAGCTCTGAGAAATCTCTTTATTTTCCGAACGTAGTAATTTTCCCCCTCGACTTCCTTGAAAATATGGTTCTCGAGTTCTTCCAATGCCCTGTTCCAAACCTCCTCAAAGAGGACTTCCTTACTTGGAAAATAGTAATAAATGAGGGGCTTTCGTACACCAGCACGCTGAGCGATTTCTTCTACGCTTACACCATCAAAACCTTTCTCAGAAAATGCTGCTTTTGCGGCTTCTAAGATTTTTTCTCTAGCGCTAGACAATTTCCTCACTCTC
This window of the Pseudothermotoga sp. genome carries:
- a CDS encoding TetR/AcrR family transcriptional regulator; this translates as MSSAREKILEAAKAAFSEKGFDGVSVEEIAQRAGVRKPLIYYYFPSKEVLFEEVWNRALEELENHIFKEVEGENYYVRKIKRFLRAYIDFVTSRTVLSKVIEKERASVLDESGEGIIWKRLRKRYDDFLNKVAQLIEEGKKNEMVNPDIDSHTAAKFITEALTATVSCGSVPQSIESLILGGLIRKNES
- the rplT gene encoding 50S ribosomal protein L20 — protein: MRVKRSLHARKKRKKILKAAKGFRGAISRRYKLAKQHYVRAKWYSFAGRKIKKRDFRSVWITRINIAARQHGLKYSELIHGLRLANVNINRKMLSELAVNDPNAFALYVELAKKHLEKKVTAQ
- a CDS encoding ABC transporter substrate-binding protein encodes the protein MRRFFILIFIVLSVLSFAVSISIPVGPTVVAFSGLLGKKVSGDVEIKIDFWRTLDQVNAQIVAKNVDLIVLPVSIGASLYSRGLDLKLAAVIMWSGFYIVTKDLGKVDLKDLVGQEVYTPQGKGQTGDVLIRYLFERIGLKPDNDVKIRYATPPEIVSLMSAGKIKIAVLPEPYVTLAMRQAKASIAYDLQQLWSEHTGLPARVPITGVFIVRVLDKETLHKTLTAVEKSLKYAVENTREAAALSSPHLGGIPVEVVEESLTRTLYEYRPASEIVSEVIHYLSITQQVDPSVMPSLPDEKFFTF
- the infC gene encoding translation initiation factor IF-3 — encoded protein: MPAFLLKEVENIEKEQIFLKNEQIKVPKVRVVGQDGKQIGVLPTYKAIELAKKEGLDLVLVSPNTDPPVAKIMDFGKYMYQLAKKQKEAKKKQKVQEVKQMKFRVKIDEHDYMTKLRHIRRFLEEGDKVKVTVMFRGREIAFAEKGEEILKRIAQDVSDIGSVEVEPKLEGKDMWMQIKPKEN
- the rpmI gene encoding 50S ribosomal protein L35 — its product is MAKNKMKTSKTAAKRFRVTKSGKILFNHARTRHTTGKRRRSTLRELRKKDVLHKGDAKRIKRLLGV
- a CDS encoding NADH-dependent [FeFe] hydrogenase, group A6, giving the protein MANVKIEINGKTYEVPAGITILEACNQTGIYVPTLCNHPRLEPTGACRVCVIEVEGARNLQPACVTKVQDGMKVRTNTSRVMNAVKFNLALLLSRHPKDCMTCYSNGKCEFQDLIYLYDVKDIFPSEIRSESVDLSSPAVVRDLEKCVVCGRCVRACSELQGMDIYSMVDRGYEALPQTAFEMPLYETDCISCGQCSAFCPVGAITENVNIRRVIEELEKHDKVLVVQTAPATRVALGEEFGMEAGSISTGKMVAALRRLGFDYVFDTNFAADLTIMEEGSEFLERLKKGGPFPMFTSCCPAWVNLAEKLYPQFLKNLSSAKSPHQMLGSVIKSYFAKKINVSPEKIFVVSIMPCTAKKDDIIRPQHMVGNLPAVDVVLTTRELGKLIKMRKIPYASLPEENYDDPLGESTGAAAIFGVTGGVMEAALRTAYELGLGKSLSKIEFASVRGLGGVREATIDFDGKQLRVAIAHGGANVRKLLDKIIKGEVYYDFIEIMACPGGCIGGGGQPKSLDKDVLVKRMEAIYTIDEKSVLRKSHENPSIKKLYEEFLEHPLSHVSHKLLHTTYVDRSRKKVSLTAMEV